A single window of Mycolicibacterium madagascariense DNA harbors:
- the ygfZ gene encoding CAF17-like 4Fe-4S cluster assembly/insertion protein YgfZ produces MSAIPVPEHSPDAGATWHFGDPFGEQRAAQSGVVLVDRSHRPTIALTGADRRSWLHTISSQHVADLPDGAVVENLSLDAQGRVEDHWLQTQLDGVTIIDTEPWRGEPLLAYLRKMIFWADVVAEPAELAVLSLLGPRIGDAAVLDAIGVSALPAVATAVPLPGGGFVRTLREQEVDLVVPRAEIARWRDRLVAAGVRPVGVWAYEAHRVALLRPRLGVDTDERTIPHEVGWIGGPGEGAVHLDKGCYRGQETVARVHNLGKPPRMLVLLHLDGSADRPATGDPVLAGGRAIGRLGTVVDHVDLGPIATALLKRGVPADVELTTGGEHAVSALIDADSLPADTGIGAGRLAVERLRSNQR; encoded by the coding sequence GTGTCGTGCTGGTGGACCGCTCGCACCGGCCGACGATCGCGCTGACGGGAGCCGACCGCCGCTCGTGGCTCCACACGATTTCGAGCCAGCACGTCGCCGACCTGCCCGACGGTGCGGTCGTGGAGAACCTCAGCCTCGACGCCCAGGGGCGTGTCGAAGATCACTGGCTGCAGACCCAGCTGGACGGGGTGACGATCATCGACACCGAACCGTGGCGCGGCGAACCCCTGCTGGCCTACCTGCGCAAGATGATCTTCTGGGCCGACGTCGTCGCCGAACCCGCCGAACTCGCGGTGCTGTCGCTGCTCGGCCCGCGCATCGGCGACGCCGCGGTGCTCGACGCGATCGGGGTGAGCGCGCTACCCGCCGTCGCCACCGCGGTGCCGCTGCCGGGCGGGGGTTTCGTCAGGACTCTGCGCGAGCAGGAAGTCGACCTGGTGGTGCCCCGCGCCGAGATCGCCCGGTGGCGCGACCGGCTGGTGGCCGCCGGGGTGCGACCCGTCGGCGTCTGGGCCTACGAAGCACACCGCGTGGCGTTGCTGCGGCCGCGTCTCGGCGTCGACACCGACGAGCGGACCATCCCCCACGAGGTGGGCTGGATCGGCGGGCCCGGCGAAGGCGCCGTGCACCTGGACAAGGGGTGCTACCGCGGCCAGGAGACCGTCGCGCGCGTGCACAACCTCGGCAAACCGCCCCGCATGCTGGTGCTGCTGCACCTGGACGGGTCGGCCGACCGGCCCGCGACGGGTGATCCGGTGCTCGCGGGTGGGCGCGCCATCGGGCGGCTCGGGACGGTCGTCGACCACGTCGACCTCGGCCCGATCGCGACCGCCCTACTGAAGCGCGGTGTGCCCGCCGACGTCGAGCTGACCACCGGCGGCGAGCATGCCGTCAGCGCCCTGATCGACGCCGATTCGCTGCCCGCGGACACCGGAATCGGGGCCGGACGCCTGGCCGTGGAACGTCTGCGAAGCAATCAGCGTTGA
- a CDS encoding DUF3073 domain-containing protein, which translates to MGRGRAKAKQTKVARDLKYSSPQTDFQRLQQELGGSGSPEPDGLNGDGALDDRWVDDDDWRR; encoded by the coding sequence ATGGGCCGCGGCCGGGCGAAGGCGAAGCAGACGAAGGTCGCTCGTGACCTGAAGTACAGCTCGCCACAAACCGATTTCCAACGGTTACAGCAGGAACTGGGCGGTTCCGGTTCCCCCGAGCCGGATGGTCTCAACGGTGACGGTGCACTGGACGACCGTTGGGTCGACGACGATGACTG